In Pedobacter sp. WC2423, the following are encoded in one genomic region:
- a CDS encoding tetratricopeptide repeat protein, which translates to MKKTILLNLLLLFGVSTAFAQKQDIKELYFDYTQSRMNEDQNALTVEKANSLLERSSELNDKQVANVSFHLARIYESMGKPEKAEPLYEKVTKLVPGYYVTYTSLGFINLKKCDTLGRKVSESAKLKNAALNEIAFKAYKIQVQKTIQYFEKAEACETDERTLSILTSLYKSIKDTTSLASFAERKALLGKDCVSLLDDE; encoded by the coding sequence ATGAAAAAAACAATACTACTTAATCTCCTTCTCCTGTTTGGGGTCAGCACTGCATTTGCACAAAAGCAGGATATCAAAGAATTATACTTTGATTATACGCAGTCAAGAATGAATGAAGATCAAAATGCATTAACCGTTGAGAAAGCTAATTCATTATTGGAACGTTCGTCAGAATTGAATGACAAACAAGTTGCCAATGTTAGTTTCCATCTGGCCAGAATCTATGAGTCTATGGGCAAACCAGAAAAAGCAGAGCCTCTTTATGAAAAGGTAACTAAACTGGTTCCGGGTTATTATGTGACCTATACTTCTTTGGGATTTATCAATTTAAAGAAATGTGATACTTTGGGCCGTAAGGTAAGTGAATCCGCAAAGCTTAAAAATGCAGCACTGAATGAAATTGCTTTTAAAGCCTATAAAATTCAGGTACAGAAAACTATTCAATATTTTGAAAAAGCAGAGGCATGCGAAACAGATGAAAGAACTTTAAGTATCCTGACTTCACTTTATAAAAGTATCAAAGACACCACTTCTTTAGCCAGCTTTGCTGAACGTAAAGCACTGCTTGGAAAAGATTGTGTTTCTTTAC